In the genome of Microcoleus vaginatus PCC 9802, the window TTCGCCCTTCCAAATTTTGTCAGCAATTGCACTCAGAGGCTGAGTCGGCGACAGTCGGTAAGTTCCTGCTTGAAAACCTCCCTCGCGGTTTTGCAGAGTCAGCCAGCGGGTCCACATATTCCATGCCGAGCTCGATCGAATCAACCCCGCTGCCTCTAAATCCCGACCGATTTTTTGACTGGGAGTACCCTCCGGGATTTGGATCGAAACAGCAGCATCTTCTGCCGGATTCCCCAATGAGGATGTGATTTTAGGCGGCGCCGAAGCCCAGCTCCACCAAGCCCAGCCTTGCCAAGCACAAACTCCCCAGATTGCCGGTAGCAACGCCAGATAAAACAACCATTTAGAGACTTGCGGATTACCTTTTCGGCTCTCGCGCGCGCTGCCTTTTGTCATTTGTTCTTTACTCATAGTCCGTTGTCCTGGATAAGCGGGGGTTAACTAGCGACTAATGACTGATGACCTGCGATTGATGACCGAAAAGTTAGGAATACAAGCCCTTTAAAAGACCCTATTCACGCGGCCCAATTCAAACGCCCGATCGCGAAGGCAGAAGCGGCCATCTCGAAAAAGTTCGATCGGGCGAGCAGTTTACTTTTTTATAAAATAGTAAAAAATTCTGCTTTTTGCCATCAGACCTTGTGTCTGCAATTAATCTCTAATCAAGATCGTCAAAGAACTGGTCTTCCAGCATAGGTAACATCGGTTCCAGCCTTTGGAACTCTTCTTCCGAAAGCAATTCTGGCTTGCCGTCGTCATCCATTCTAGCCAAGATAAAGAACGGGTCTAGAGGCGTATAAATGGCATATTCCTGTTCTTCGTGGTAGAAACTGGTCAGCCACATCAGCTCCTCGAACTCGGACTCCTCATCTGGATCGACATCCGATGTCATATCCTCTTCGGGAAATTCCGGCAATTCGCCCACCACAGTCAGCGTCACCGCCGTGCGTCGGAGCGTCAAGTTCTGCTCTTGCAGCACAACTTTAGCTGTATCAAAAATTTTGTCAATTTCGGCTTCGTCTTCTACAGGAATTGCTGCTTCGTCGTTATCGTCTCCCTGCCAAGTAAAAATTTCTACGGGCGAGTCAATCGGAAGCAGCAAAGCGTATTCTTGACCTTCTAGATTCATAGAATATTCTATGTTGCAAGCCAGCGATCGCCCAACTTCATCCGTCAGGGTGACGGACTCTTCGTTGGAATTGCCATTCTCTTTTTTGCGGTATGGGGATGAGGACATCGCGTGTATCTTATTTTCCGTCAATAATTCAGTAACGTTTGCTTGACAATGGGGAATTTTCGTGGCGATATTCTGGCTAAGTGGGCGATCACCAGTCCACCAGCTTAAACCGCGAGACTCGCGGCCTTTTCCACAGGCGAGGAGTGCAGCGTTTAAATCTCAGTCGAGTCAGCAAGCGACACTGAGGACAAATCACGATTTTGTGCTTCTTCAGTACCGAGGTACAGCAGAATTTTCTCCAGTTTGTCAAGGGTTACAGGTGTGCGTAGCAAACTTGCACAACCAGGATATCATGCCTTTGTTACCAGCTATCAAGGATTAGGAATTGCTCAGATCTTTTGCCTCCGCTCGTCCAACCACTGCTGCAAAATCAGGGCGGCTGCTTTGCGATCGATCGAACCCTTATTTTGGGACAGCGAAATCCCTGCTGCTTTCATCAATTCCTCTGCCTCAACCGAAGTCAGGCGCTCGTCCACGTATTCTAGGGGGAGCTCTAAGGCTGTGGCGATGCGAGTAGCATATTTCTGCACTTGTCGGGCTTGAGTGCCTAATTCCCGGCTCAGAGAGTAGGGCAAGCCTGCAACCAAAATTTGAACTCTCCGCTCTCGCACGAGCTCTCGGAGATAAGCTACGTCTCGCTCGAATGACGATCGTACCAGTGTTGTAATGCCCGTAGCTATTAAACCAGTGCCGTCACACCCGGCGATGCCGACTCGTTTGAGGCCGATATCTAATCCCAGAGCTGAAATCCATAATTTATCGTTGGACATTATCAATCAATCAATTTTAGATTTTAGATTTTAGATTTTAGATTTACTGTTTTTTTGCGGAAATAATCTTCTTTAACGAACCGCTTCGAGGTGCGTTAGCCAAGCGGCGCGTTAGCGCTCTTGTTGCGAAGGAAGAAGAGAAGAAAGCAAGAAGAAGATAGGTAATCTTAAGTTGATATTAATCAAAAGCAGAAGGGAGATTTGGGGATTATGACAGAAAAAAGTAATTTATTGGATGATTAATTTTATTTTTTTCTGCCTTATACCTTTTACCTTCTGCTTTCACTTATTAAGAATTGAGTTCTCCGGGCCAGCGACCGTCAAGAGGCAACTCTGGCAGATTTAAAGGCAAAATGCTGCTGCCATCAGTTGCTGCTGATTCGGAATTTTGGCCGCCCAAGGGGTTAACTTGATTCGTTTGGCTGTTTCCTGAGTCAGCCAAGAGCGGTTTAATCTCGGAGGATGCGGGCCCTGCTGCTGCTTCCCCAGCCATCGGGCCGAGCCAGGACATCCTGCCGGGTACGGGTTTGCGAGTTGGCTGGAAGCTTTGCAGCATTTCTGATAGCTGCAGTCCTTCGAGAGAGACCAACTTGGACTCGCGCAATTTGTGCCACACCGAGCGAGACATCAGCAAACTGTGTTCCACGCGCACTGCTCCAAATTGCTCTAAATAAGCTTCCCGTTCCGGCTGATAGTCAGCGGAAGCCAGTTGCAGGCTTTGAACTGGGAAATCTTGAACGAGGCGCGCCATCTGGGACAGCAGTTCTGGGTAAAGCCAAGTGTAGGCCGGGTGTACAGTCAACTGGGCGACGTGCGGTTGCTGGCCGTTGCGGGATAGCTGCACCTGAAAATAGCCGATCGCGGCTTTGCGCTGCGGTTCAAACACGTAGCCGCTAACTACTTCTGTTTTGCCCAGCCACTGTCTGACACCTTCGACTAAAGCGCCGAAAAAACTGGTTTTGAAATCTTGAATGTGGCGATCGAATACTTGGCGCACCAGCGGCGGCATAGACGCGGTATCCAGTTGGTAGAGCAACTGAGCGTCGGCGTT includes:
- a CDS encoding DUF3727 domain-containing protein, giving the protein MSSSPYRKKENGNSNEESVTLTDEVGRSLACNIEYSMNLEGQEYALLLPIDSPVEIFTWQGDDNDEAAIPVEDEAEIDKIFDTAKVVLQEQNLTLRRTAVTLTVVGELPEFPEEDMTSDVDPDEESEFEELMWLTSFYHEEQEYAIYTPLDPFFILARMDDDGKPELLSEEEFQRLEPMLPMLEDQFFDDLD
- a CDS encoding GNAT family N-acetyltransferase, with product MTSFPSQNQNPVVIRPFQYRDIEVMEQLCAETADEPENRKGASCDVVLGRKLQQIRRWYGVLKIFSLFPNPCQSLFRAHVAEEEGSVKGIIQISPFNRTRSTWRIDRIGVDPEARSKGIGSMLLRYCFEAVWEARTWLLEVNVGDTTSLALYRQNGFQPLAQMTYWTIAPERLQEMANSTPDLPNLLPVSNADAQLLYQLDTASMPPLVRQVFDRHIQDFKTSFFGALVEGVRQWLGKTEVVSGYVFEPQRKAAIGYFQVQLSRNGQQPHVAQLTVHPAYTWLYPELLSQMARLVQDFPVQSLQLASADYQPEREAYLEQFGAVRVEHSLLMSRSVWHKLRESKLVSLEGLQLSEMLQSFQPTRKPVPGRMSWLGPMAGEAAAGPASSEIKPLLADSGNSQTNQVNPLGGQNSESAATDGSSILPLNLPELPLDGRWPGELNS
- the ruvX gene encoding Holliday junction resolvase RuvX, with the protein product MSNDKLWISALGLDIGLKRVGIAGCDGTGLIATGITTLVRSSFERDVAYLRELVRERRVQILVAGLPYSLSRELGTQARQVQKYATRIATALELPLEYVDERLTSVEAEELMKAAGISLSQNKGSIDRKAAALILQQWLDERRQKI